The following are encoded together in the Halopiger aswanensis genome:
- a CDS encoding NADPH-dependent FMN reductase: protein MDGDVHIAAVCGSLRDASATRLALERVLEAAAEGGATTELIDLREYDLPTFDPDRDREDAGDAAALATRLREADAIVLGTPMYHGSYSSPLKAALDYCGFDEFRDKTVGLLAVSGGAFPVTALEHLRSVCRALNAWVLPHEVAIPKSHSAFEDGEFVDPSLEERTATLGRRVVQYATIEPDPDSFESDQNVGAEGK from the coding sequence ATGGACGGAGACGTTCACATCGCCGCCGTCTGTGGCAGCCTCCGCGACGCGAGCGCGACGCGTCTCGCCCTCGAGCGCGTCCTCGAGGCCGCGGCCGAGGGTGGCGCAACGACCGAACTGATCGACTTGCGAGAGTACGACCTGCCGACGTTCGATCCCGATCGGGATCGCGAGGACGCCGGCGACGCCGCGGCGCTCGCGACGCGACTCCGCGAGGCCGACGCGATCGTGCTGGGGACGCCGATGTACCACGGCTCCTACTCGTCGCCGCTGAAGGCCGCGCTCGACTACTGCGGGTTCGACGAGTTCCGGGACAAGACGGTCGGACTGCTCGCGGTCTCGGGCGGCGCCTTCCCGGTGACGGCCCTCGAGCACCTCCGATCGGTCTGCCGAGCGTTGAACGCGTGGGTCCTTCCCCACGAGGTCGCGATCCCGAAGTCCCACTCGGCGTTCGAGGACGGGGAGTTCGTCGATCCGAGCCTCGAGGAGCGGACCGCGACGCTCGGCCGCCGCGTGGTCCAGTACGCGACGATCGAACCGGACCCGGACTCCTTCGAGAGCGACCAGAACGTCGGTGCCGAGGGGAAATAG
- a CDS encoding triphosphoribosyl-dephospho-CoA synthase, with the protein MRTRTPAQHAQLALLLEVAGTPKPGNVDRHRDLADLRFDHFLAGTVGAQRGLEMAAEGAAVGPAFERAVEGMSAQGGGNTQFGALLLLVPLTKAAGDDLSQPVVEAVVEDTTVADAAAFYRAFEHVDVFVADPPEDLEPLDVRRGADAVPALEERGLTLLDIMAGSVPGDDVAREWVTGFERSFGAAERLAEAEGPPLERAAAVFLTLLAERPDTLVADKHGEDVAGEVKERAAELHERRALETDREAVESFGDELVDRGINPGTTADITAAGLFIALERGVLEL; encoded by the coding sequence ATGCGAACGCGAACGCCAGCCCAACACGCCCAACTGGCGCTCCTGCTCGAGGTCGCGGGCACGCCCAAGCCGGGGAACGTCGACCGCCACCGCGACCTCGCGGACCTGCGGTTCGACCACTTCCTCGCGGGAACCGTCGGCGCCCAGCGGGGCCTCGAGATGGCGGCCGAGGGTGCGGCGGTCGGGCCCGCCTTCGAGCGCGCCGTCGAGGGAATGTCAGCCCAGGGCGGGGGCAACACCCAGTTCGGCGCACTGTTGCTGCTCGTGCCCCTGACGAAGGCTGCGGGCGACGACCTCTCCCAGCCGGTCGTCGAGGCCGTCGTCGAGGACACGACCGTCGCGGACGCCGCCGCCTTCTACCGCGCGTTCGAACACGTCGACGTCTTCGTCGCCGATCCCCCCGAAGATCTGGAACCGCTCGACGTCCGCCGCGGTGCCGACGCCGTGCCGGCCTTAGAGGAGCGCGGTCTGACGCTGCTTGATATAATGGCGGGCAGCGTCCCCGGCGACGACGTCGCCCGGGAGTGGGTGACGGGATTCGAGCGGTCCTTCGGCGCAGCCGAACGGCTGGCCGAGGCCGAGGGCCCGCCGCTCGAGCGGGCCGCGGCAGTCTTCCTCACCCTGCTCGCCGAGCGCCCCGACACGCTCGTCGCGGACAAACACGGCGAGGACGTGGCGGGGGAGGTCAAAGAGCGCGCCGCGGAACTGCACGAGCGGCGGGCGCTCGAGACCGACCGCGAGGCCGTCGAGAGCTTCGGGGACGAACTCGTCGACCGGGGAATCAAC
- a CDS encoding DNA-methyltransferase — protein sequence METTHRVFVGDARDLSAVDDESVELVVTSPPYPMIEMWDDLFAELDPAVEDALEAGDGRRAFEAMHAQLDRVWDELERVLVDGGIACVNVGDATRSVDGSFRVYPNHARVLEAFESRGFDPLPDVLWRKPANSAAKFMGSGMIPPNAYVTLEHEYILVFRKGGESREFEPGADRRYEAAYFWEERNRWFSDVWTEVRGELQALESPDDDLRERSAAYPLEIPYRLICMYSAYGDTVLDPFWGTGTTTLAALCAGRDSIGYELEEAFLEVFEQQLDDVPGLSRSVGRTRLERHREFVSQRRAEGSTFDYDAEHYDTPVVTKMERNIRLREITDLEALAVDDGSDYRATHEPLSLD from the coding sequence ATGGAGACGACCCACCGCGTCTTCGTCGGTGATGCGCGCGATCTGTCGGCCGTCGACGACGAGTCAGTCGAACTCGTCGTCACCTCGCCGCCGTATCCCATGATCGAGATGTGGGACGACCTCTTCGCGGAGCTCGATCCCGCCGTCGAGGACGCTCTCGAGGCCGGCGACGGCCGCCGGGCCTTCGAGGCGATGCACGCCCAACTCGACCGGGTCTGGGACGAACTCGAGCGCGTCCTCGTCGACGGCGGCATCGCCTGCGTCAACGTCGGCGACGCGACCCGCTCGGTTGACGGCAGTTTCCGCGTCTACCCGAACCACGCGCGGGTGCTCGAGGCCTTCGAGTCCCGCGGGTTCGATCCGCTACCCGACGTGCTCTGGCGCAAACCGGCCAACAGCGCGGCCAAGTTCATGGGCAGCGGGATGATCCCGCCGAACGCCTACGTTACGCTGGAACACGAGTACATCCTGGTGTTCCGCAAGGGCGGGGAGAGCCGCGAGTTCGAGCCCGGCGCCGATCGGCGCTACGAGGCCGCCTACTTCTGGGAGGAGCGCAACCGCTGGTTCTCCGACGTCTGGACCGAGGTGCGAGGCGAACTGCAGGCCCTCGAGTCGCCCGACGACGACCTCCGGGAGCGGTCGGCGGCCTACCCCCTCGAGATTCCCTACCGGCTGATCTGCATGTACTCGGCGTACGGCGACACCGTGCTCGATCCGTTCTGGGGGACCGGCACGACGACCTTGGCGGCGCTATGTGCGGGTCGCGACTCGATCGGCTACGAACTCGAGGAGGCCTTCCTCGAGGTGTTCGAGCAGCAACTCGACGACGTCCCGGGGCTGTCGCGGTCCGTCGGCCGAACGCGCTTGGAGCGCCACCGCGAGTTCGTCAGCCAGCGCCGCGCGGAGGGTTCCACTTTCGACTACGACGCCGAACACTACGACACGCCGGTCGTGACGAAGATGGAGCGGAATATCCGACTCCGCGAGATCACCGACCTCGAGGCGCTCGCGGTCGACGACGGGAGCGACTATCGCGCGACCCACGAACCGCTGTCGCTGGATTGA
- a CDS encoding SDR family oxidoreductase → MSHTVLVTAASGTVGRHVVETLLESDAVVKAGSRNPHRAGERLSGLEGLDGVLLERGDDPFVEFDFERPETWGSALDGVDSLFLVRPPGVAVDDLTAFVDAAVRVGADRIVYLSTLGADRNVLLPHHRIERHVAASGATYTLLRASFFMQNLHEVHGRDIVERDEIFVPAGAGGTSFVDARDVGEIAARVLAESGSESGSRSAHRNVAYDVTGADALTYDEVAAAFSRVLDRQVTYADPSIPTFVARMHARGHPIGFVLLMVGIYTTARLGLADRVTDDAARLLGRQPRGIEEYVADYADEFR, encoded by the coding sequence ATGAGCCACACCGTCCTCGTCACCGCGGCGAGCGGGACGGTCGGCCGACACGTCGTCGAAACGCTGCTCGAGAGCGACGCGGTCGTGAAGGCGGGCTCTCGGAATCCGCACAGGGCCGGCGAACGGCTATCGGGGCTCGAGGGACTCGACGGTGTCCTCCTCGAGCGTGGCGACGACCCGTTCGTCGAGTTCGATTTCGAGCGGCCAGAGACCTGGGGATCCGCGCTGGACGGCGTCGATTCCCTTTTTCTCGTCCGCCCACCCGGCGTCGCCGTGGACGACCTGACGGCGTTCGTCGACGCCGCGGTGCGGGTCGGCGCCGACCGGATCGTCTACCTCTCGACGCTCGGCGCCGATCGGAACGTCCTGCTGCCACACCACCGGATCGAACGCCACGTCGCTGCGTCGGGTGCAACGTATACCCTCCTCCGGGCGTCGTTTTTCATGCAGAACCTCCACGAGGTGCACGGTCGGGATATCGTCGAGCGCGACGAGATCTTCGTCCCGGCGGGCGCCGGCGGGACGAGTTTCGTCGACGCCAGAGACGTCGGCGAAATCGCCGCGCGCGTGCTCGCCGAGTCCGGGTCGGAATCTGGGTCGCGATCGGCCCACCGAAACGTCGCCTACGACGTAACGGGAGCGGACGCGCTCACTTACGACGAGGTCGCCGCCGCGTTCTCCCGCGTCTTGGATCGGCAAGTAACGTACGCGGATCCCTCGATTCCCACCTTCGTCGCCCGAATGCACGCTCGCGGGCACCCGATCGGATTCGTGCTCCTGATGGTCGGCATCTACACGACGGCGCGACTCGGCCTCGCCGATCGCGTGACCGACGACGCGGCGCGGCTCCTCGGTCGTCAGCCGAGAGGGATCGAGGAGTACGTCGCGGATTACGCCGACGAGTTCCGCTGA
- a CDS encoding HhH-GPD family protein: MSDTAADSAWRLPDDREAVRAALIEWYEDDHRDYPWRRTDDPYEILVSEVMSQQTQLDRVVAAWEEFLERWPTTADLADADRADVVGFWTDHSLGYNNRAKYLHEAARQVEDEYDGEFPETPDELQELMGVGPYTANAVASFAFNNGDAVVDTNVKRVLYRAFDVPDDDAAFEEAAGELMPEGRSRVWNNAIMELGGVACEQTPKCDGAGCPWREWCDAYASGDFTAPDVPTQPSFEGSRRQFRGRVIGTLREYDELELDTLGHRIRVDYAPDGEYGREWLEGLLSDLEDDGLVETDERDGEFVARLRR; the protein is encoded by the coding sequence ATGAGTGATACGGCGGCGGACTCGGCGTGGCGCCTCCCCGACGACCGCGAGGCCGTCCGCGCGGCGCTGATCGAGTGGTACGAGGACGACCACCGCGACTACCCCTGGCGCCGAACCGACGACCCCTACGAGATCCTCGTCAGCGAGGTGATGAGCCAGCAGACGCAACTCGACCGCGTCGTCGCGGCCTGGGAGGAGTTCCTCGAGCGCTGGCCGACGACGGCCGACCTCGCCGACGCCGATCGAGCGGACGTCGTCGGCTTCTGGACGGACCACAGCCTCGGCTACAACAACCGGGCGAAGTACCTCCACGAGGCGGCCCGGCAGGTTGAGGACGAATACGACGGCGAGTTTCCGGAGACGCCCGACGAGCTGCAGGAGCTGATGGGCGTCGGTCCCTACACCGCGAACGCGGTCGCAAGTTTCGCCTTCAACAACGGCGACGCGGTCGTCGATACGAACGTCAAGCGAGTGCTCTACCGGGCGTTCGACGTGCCGGACGACGACGCGGCCTTCGAGGAGGCCGCGGGCGAACTCATGCCCGAGGGCCGATCGCGAGTCTGGAACAACGCGATCATGGAACTGGGCGGGGTCGCCTGCGAGCAGACGCCGAAGTGCGACGGCGCGGGCTGTCCCTGGCGCGAGTGGTGTGACGCGTACGCCAGCGGCGACTTCACGGCCCCCGACGTCCCCACGCAGCCCTCTTTCGAGGGGAGCCGCCGCCAGTTCCGCGGACGCGTCATCGGTACCCTGCGGGAGTACGACGAACTCGAGCTCGACACGCTCGGCCACCGAATCCGGGTCGACTACGCGCCGGACGGCGAGTACGGCCGCGAGTGGCTCGAGGGCCTGCTTTCCGACCTCGAGGACGACGGACTTGTCGAAACTGACGAGCGCGACGGGGAGTTCGTGGCGCGACTGCGCCGGTAG
- a CDS encoding winged helix-turn-helix transcriptional regulator: protein MSDPPDALELQSRFSREEAVELRESLEPAKRRQVERTVAELLDLLGKAHAMAVLSAFAFADGPLRFSDLEDDLEIAPNTLSARLQELTDAGLLNRESYDEIPPRVEYEPTERAAALFPVFGHLHHWALEYEL from the coding sequence ATGAGCGACCCGCCAGACGCGCTCGAACTGCAATCGCGGTTTTCCCGGGAGGAGGCCGTCGAACTTCGCGAATCGCTCGAGCCGGCGAAACGACGGCAGGTCGAACGAACGGTTGCGGAACTGCTGGACCTGCTCGGGAAGGCCCACGCGATGGCCGTCCTGAGCGCGTTCGCGTTCGCCGACGGCCCGCTGCGATTCAGCGACCTCGAAGACGACCTCGAGATCGCGCCGAACACGCTCTCGGCGCGGCTGCAGGAGTTGACCGACGCCGGCCTGCTGAACCGGGAGTCCTACGACGAGATTCCGCCCCGAGTCGAGTACGAGCCGACCGAGCGGGCCGCGGCACTGTTTCCGGTGTTCGGCCACCTCCACCACTGGGCGCTCGAGTACGAACTCTGA
- a CDS encoding DUF5830 family protein, which produces MDRDGDRVDGAEDATANTTDETRTDASAATNESTDASASSRYGELDDRVELGLALLERLEHESLSLADVVDRIEAITADPTVTRTILDEAELRGIIDREDGIVRPKSRQYVSFDRDVITKEGDFTCQRCGSGLSTGYFIDLEAGEIGPFGSSCIRKVTGRE; this is translated from the coding sequence ATGGATCGTGACGGCGACCGCGTCGACGGGGCGGAAGACGCAACCGCGAACACCACTGACGAGACGAGGACGGACGCGAGCGCGGCCACGAACGAATCGACGGACGCGAGTGCGAGTAGCCGATACGGCGAGCTCGACGACCGCGTCGAACTCGGCCTCGCGCTCCTCGAGCGGCTCGAGCACGAGTCGCTCTCGCTGGCCGACGTCGTCGATCGGATCGAAGCGATCACGGCCGATCCGACGGTGACCCGAACGATCCTCGACGAGGCCGAACTGCGGGGCATCATCGACCGCGAGGACGGTATCGTCCGGCCGAAGAGCCGCCAGTACGTCAGTTTCGACCGAGACGTGATCACCAAGGAAGGCGACTTTACCTGCCAGCGCTGCGGGTCGGGGCTTTCGACCGGCTACTTCATCGATCTCGAGGCGGGCGAGATAGGCCCGTTCGGCTCCTCGTGCATCCGGAAGGTAACGGGACGCGAGTGA
- a CDS encoding DUF7115 domain-containing protein has protein sequence MSVPGIVQSTLGDEEIAARVSLGSEDELFITSSSTLVYRSDGLLRDESVDEYPHEADRLTLSEGRRKTKFSLEYPLEGTKEFTVPSGKTDAVLHPVLAGVLNGNDITEPGETVAKTYRFSELTLIVTSERLVKHIGSAVWDEDYEEYHYEDVTNLSFEDGSVATQIVLEVDGRPQRIKAPNEEANDLRERLQRALFDYHDVGSLEELNESIGLDDAEDDRGDSGGTMEFGSGVDPLNADPPELDDQEGGRTATGDAGADEAVVDAAASSETKTNANARGDADTDASATESSVPDSIDVRSDRRDDASGATAAESASETSTPSEAVDDDADPFVEATESLNDDAATDATATQRRQTQSAETADTATSADSAAQSWASDESTAEAPADNPASTAADPEVLERLEALETAVERQNDVIEQQQRTIEQLIEELRQGR, from the coding sequence ATGAGCGTTCCCGGTATCGTCCAATCTACTCTCGGCGACGAGGAAATCGCGGCGCGAGTCTCTCTCGGCAGCGAAGACGAACTCTTCATCACCTCCTCGAGTACCCTCGTCTACCGGTCCGACGGACTCCTGCGCGACGAATCGGTCGACGAATACCCTCACGAAGCCGACCGCCTCACGCTCTCGGAAGGGCGGCGCAAGACCAAGTTCTCCCTCGAGTATCCCCTCGAGGGAACGAAGGAATTCACGGTGCCGTCGGGCAAGACCGACGCGGTGTTGCACCCGGTTCTCGCCGGCGTCCTGAACGGTAACGACATCACCGAACCCGGCGAAACCGTCGCCAAGACCTACCGCTTCAGCGAACTGACGCTGATCGTCACGAGCGAGCGGCTGGTCAAACACATCGGCAGCGCCGTCTGGGACGAGGACTACGAGGAGTACCACTACGAGGACGTGACGAACCTCTCCTTCGAGGACGGCAGCGTCGCAACCCAGATCGTCCTCGAGGTCGACGGCCGCCCCCAGCGGATCAAAGCACCCAACGAGGAGGCCAACGACCTCCGCGAGCGCCTCCAGCGCGCGCTCTTTGATTACCACGACGTCGGCTCGCTCGAGGAACTCAACGAGTCGATCGGACTCGACGACGCGGAGGACGATCGCGGCGACAGCGGGGGGACGATGGAATTCGGCTCCGGCGTGGATCCGCTCAACGCAGACCCGCCGGAACTCGACGATCAAGAGGGGGGCCGCACGGCGACCGGCGATGCGGGTGCGGACGAAGCCGTCGTCGACGCCGCTGCGAGTTCCGAAACGAAAACGAACGCGAACGCACGCGGGGACGCGGACACGGACGCAAGCGCAACCGAGTCGAGCGTCCCTGACTCGATCGACGTCCGGTCTGACCGACGGGACGACGCGAGCGGCGCCACTGCGGCTGAATCGGCCTCTGAGACCAGTACCCCGTCCGAAGCGGTCGACGACGATGCCGATCCGTTCGTGGAGGCAACGGAGTCGCTCAACGACGATGCGGCGACCGATGCGACTGCCACGCAGCGTCGCCAGACCCAATCCGCCGAAACCGCCGACACTGCCACCAGCGCCGACTCCGCCGCGCAGTCGTGGGCGTCCGACGAGTCGACAGCTGAGGCCCCGGCCGACAACCCGGCATCGACCGCGGCGGATCCGGAAGTCCTCGAGCGCCTCGAGGCGCTCGAGACGGCCGTCGAGCGGCAAAACGACGTCATCGAACAGCAGCAACGGACGATCGAGCAGTTGATCGAAGAGTTGCGGCAGGGCCGATAG
- a CDS encoding ABC transporter ATP-binding protein has protein sequence MGSNRPDGAARGGDDETRNRPDAALEADARGQERGREPPAIDVDDLRLVYADGTAAVSGVDLTVPEGEFFGFLGPNGAGKTTTIKVFATLLSPTDGEVRVNGFDVQSEPRKIRESIGYMAQETSVDPELTAEENLKFACEAYGVPRGERADRVAELLDLVDLTDVADKRADEFSGGMKKRLDAATALVHRPPLVFLDEPTTGLDPKARNRLWDYFRDINDRGTTIFLTTQYLEEADQLCDRLAVILDGEIVADGSPAALKRRVGGEVLDLELDGGRSARDRAAEIAREFDGFEDATVTVTEEGVSVTAEAARQRGTDLLVALRDAGLTVTGFNVRSPTLDDVFLAITGEGLEADTESEILRGEVSR, from the coding sequence ATGGGATCGAATCGACCGGACGGTGCCGCTCGAGGCGGTGACGACGAGACGAGAAACCGGCCCGACGCCGCCCTCGAGGCCGACGCGCGGGGACAGGAACGAGGACGAGAGCCGCCGGCGATCGACGTCGACGACCTGCGGCTGGTCTACGCGGACGGGACCGCGGCCGTCAGCGGCGTCGATCTGACCGTCCCCGAGGGCGAGTTCTTCGGCTTTCTGGGGCCCAACGGCGCGGGGAAGACGACGACGATCAAGGTGTTCGCGACGCTGCTCTCGCCGACCGACGGCGAGGTTCGGGTCAACGGGTTCGACGTGCAGTCGGAGCCCCGAAAGATCCGGGAGTCGATCGGCTACATGGCCCAGGAGACGAGCGTCGATCCCGAACTCACCGCCGAAGAGAACCTGAAGTTCGCCTGCGAGGCCTACGGCGTCCCCCGCGGGGAGCGAGCCGACCGCGTCGCCGAACTGCTGGATCTCGTCGACCTCACCGACGTCGCCGACAAGCGAGCCGACGAGTTCTCCGGCGGAATGAAAAAGCGCCTCGACGCGGCGACGGCGCTGGTCCACCGGCCGCCGCTGGTCTTCCTCGACGAGCCGACGACCGGGCTCGATCCGAAGGCGCGAAACCGACTCTGGGACTACTTCCGGGACATCAACGATCGGGGCACGACCATCTTCCTGACGACCCAGTACCTCGAGGAGGCCGACCAGCTTTGTGACCGACTGGCGGTCATCTTAGACGGTGAAATCGTCGCCGACGGGAGTCCGGCGGCGCTCAAGCGCCGGGTGGGCGGCGAAGTGCTCGACCTCGAACTGGACGGCGGCCGCTCGGCGCGGGACCGGGCCGCCGAGATCGCCCGCGAGTTCGACGGCTTCGAGGACGCGACCGTGACGGTGACCGAGGAGGGCGTCAGCGTGACCGCCGAGGCGGCCCGCCAGCGCGGGACGGATCTGCTGGTCGCGCTCCGGGACGCGGGGTTGACCGTCACCGGCTTCAACGTCCGCTCGCCGACGCTCGACGACGTGTTCCTCGCGATCACCGGGGAGGGGCTCGAGGCGGACACGGAGTCTGAGATCCTCCGCGGGGAGGTGTCGCGATGA
- a CDS encoding HalOD1 output domain-containing protein — translation MEPGEQPSVRVVEAIAAAEGVDPADLEPPLYDVLDPDALDTLADSLCSNGGQFDGAASRVEFTYRTYRVEVEIGNANGIDVTVTERPSDAPFDPTPDSRILD, via the coding sequence ATGGAACCGGGGGAGCAACCGAGTGTCCGCGTTGTAGAAGCGATCGCAGCAGCAGAGGGTGTCGATCCCGCGGACCTCGAGCCACCGTTGTACGACGTACTCGATCCTGACGCGCTTGATACGCTGGCGGACTCGCTGTGCAGCAATGGCGGCCAGTTCGATGGCGCCGCTTCGAGGGTCGAGTTTACGTATCGGACGTATCGAGTCGAAGTCGAGATCGGGAACGCGAACGGGATCGACGTGACCGTTACGGAGCGTCCCTCCGACGCACCGTTCGATCCGACACCGGATTCACGGATTCTCGACTGA
- a CDS encoding ABC transporter permease encodes MSPPDSGGADSRDAAATPGGAETAGATETGGATATVDRTANTFLGDVWVNFKRWNLKAVRNPFVLVVSLVQPIIFLILFTEVFGNVAGDAVNRGIPGIGYETYLVPAIAIQVALAAAVTSGIGLVNDIENGMFEKVLVSPMNRTAVFVGKTAAEVFRIAVQVAIILGLGVLLGAEIATGLTGALGIIGVGILFSLWFIAFSNALAILTRDQESTIIGANLLQFPLLFLSSAFLPLETLPGWIQTFARFNPVTYGVDAARSLMLDRDVMTVVEVAWFDGALNGVVPGVLVLAGLDIALGLVAVYLLSRASSSDVR; translated from the coding sequence ATGAGTCCGCCGGACTCCGGCGGGGCGGACTCGCGGGATGCGGCGGCGACCCCCGGCGGCGCCGAGACGGCTGGGGCAACCGAGACCGGCGGCGCCACCGCCACCGTCGACCGAACCGCAAACACGTTCCTCGGCGACGTCTGGGTGAACTTCAAGCGGTGGAATCTCAAGGCGGTCCGGAACCCGTTCGTCCTCGTGGTCTCGCTCGTCCAGCCGATCATCTTCCTCATCCTGTTTACCGAGGTGTTCGGCAACGTCGCCGGCGACGCGGTCAACCGGGGCATTCCGGGGATCGGCTACGAGACGTACCTCGTCCCCGCGATCGCGATCCAAGTCGCGCTGGCCGCCGCGGTCACCTCCGGGATCGGGCTGGTCAACGACATCGAGAACGGCATGTTCGAGAAGGTGCTGGTCTCCCCGATGAACCGCACCGCGGTGTTCGTCGGGAAAACGGCCGCCGAGGTGTTCCGGATCGCGGTGCAGGTCGCGATCATCCTCGGCCTCGGCGTTCTGCTGGGTGCGGAGATCGCGACGGGACTCACCGGCGCGCTCGGGATCATCGGGGTCGGCATCCTGTTCTCGCTGTGGTTTATCGCGTTCTCGAACGCCCTGGCGATCCTCACCCGCGATCAGGAGTCGACGATCATCGGCGCGAACCTCCTCCAGTTTCCGCTACTGTTCCTCTCGAGCGCCTTCCTCCCGCTCGAGACGCTGCCCGGCTGGATCCAGACGTTCGCCCGGTTCAACCCCGTCACCTACGGCGTCGACGCCGCCCGGTCGCTCATGCTCGACAGGGACGTGATGACGGTCGTCGAGGTGGCCTGGTTCGACGGGGCGTTAAACGGCGTCGTCCCCGGCGTCCTCGTTCTTGCCGGGCTGGACATCGCACTCGGGCTCGTCGCGGTCTACCTGCTCTCGCGGGCTTCGAGTTCGGACGTTCGGTGA
- a CDS encoding DUF6069 family protein, whose product MTADVTTVDSAADSRRSFPIRAAIATVLSVVVNVGIVAAAGAFDVAPGFQALTVPPVAFLSAVGAIGAVLVYLLLRRVSSSPDRTFRRVAVAVLVLSFLPDIGLLFADETATPLGVGLLMAMHVTVAAICIGLLPGGGPRR is encoded by the coding sequence ATGACGGCTGACGTGACCACGGTCGATTCCGCGGCGGACTCGAGGCGGTCGTTCCCGATCCGCGCGGCGATCGCGACCGTCCTGTCGGTCGTCGTGAACGTGGGCATCGTCGCCGCGGCCGGCGCGTTCGACGTCGCACCCGGGTTTCAGGCGCTTACCGTTCCGCCGGTCGCCTTCCTCTCGGCCGTCGGCGCGATCGGGGCCGTCCTCGTCTATCTGCTGCTTCGTCGGGTATCGTCCAGCCCCGATCGGACGTTCAGGCGAGTCGCAGTAGCCGTGCTGGTCCTCTCATTCCTCCCCGATATCGGGCTGCTGTTCGCCGACGAGACGGCGACGCCGCTCGGCGTGGGACTGCTGATGGCGATGCACGTCACGGTCGCGGCGATCTGCATCGGACTGCTTCCCGGGGGTGGTCCCCGACGATGA
- a CDS encoding NAD(P)-dependent oxidoreductase, whose product MRLTVFGASGRTGEPLVEQAIDRGHEVVAFVRSPEKLQVESPSLTVVTGDAYTGAGVPAAVDGADAVVSVLGQTSAGPDDLLTVAGDNVVDAMGEANVDRFVTLVGAGVREEGERVSLSGKVMGVLLKVLARDVLEDAAEHVDRVRATDLDWTVVRAPRLTDAEGTGEYRAGNLDLGFESIPRADVARFVLDCLEDEQFVRKMPKVGPHDG is encoded by the coding sequence ATGCGTCTCACCGTATTCGGCGCGTCCGGGCGGACGGGCGAACCCCTCGTCGAGCAGGCGATCGATCGCGGCCACGAGGTCGTCGCCTTCGTCCGGTCGCCGGAGAAGCTACAGGTGGAGTCGCCGTCGCTGACGGTCGTGACCGGCGACGCCTACACCGGCGCGGGCGTCCCGGCAGCTGTCGACGGCGCGGACGCCGTCGTCTCCGTTCTCGGCCAGACGAGCGCGGGCCCGGACGATCTGCTGACCGTCGCGGGAGACAACGTCGTCGACGCAATGGGCGAGGCGAACGTCGATCGGTTCGTCACCCTCGTCGGCGCCGGCGTTCGCGAGGAGGGCGAACGCGTCTCGCTGTCGGGAAAGGTGATGGGTGTCCTCCTGAAAGTCCTCGCTCGAGACGTCCTCGAAGACGCGGCCGAACACGTCGACCGCGTCCGCGCGACGGACCTCGACTGGACGGTCGTTCGCGCACCGCGGCTGACCGACGCCGAGGGGACGGGCGAGTACCGAGCCGGGAATCTCGATCTCGGCTTCGAGTCCATCCCGCGGGCCGACGTCGCCCGGTTCGTGCTCGACTGCCTCGAGGACGAGCAGTTCGTCCGAAAGATGCCGAAGGTGGGACCGCATGACGGCTGA